The following proteins come from a genomic window of Drosophila sulfurigaster albostrigata strain 15112-1811.04 chromosome X, ASM2355843v2, whole genome shotgun sequence:
- the LOC133849409 gene encoding structural maintenance of chromosomes protein 3: protein MHIKQIIIQGFKSYKDQTVVEPFDKRHNVVVGRNGSGKSNFFYAIQFVLSDEFTHLRPEQRQALLHEGTGARVISAYVEIIFDNSDNRVPIDKEEIYLRRVIGAKKDQYFLNKKVVPRNEVVNLLESAGFSSSNPYYIVKQGKINQMATAADSYRLKLLREVAGTRVYDERKEESLNLLRETDGKLEKISEYLKTIEDRLQTLEEEKEELKEYQKWDKTRRTLEYIRYETELKDTRRALEELLLQRKSSSDKKKNYNIEIQKAQEKIKEVQKNLKEAKKKVQSTKEERSVLMTEQQQLLREKTKLDLTIVDLNDEVQGDNKSKERADQELKNLKVTIAERENELDDVKPKYESMKRKEEDCSRELQLKEQKRKELYAKQGRGSQFSSREDRDKWIHNELKSISKQTKDKINHHAKLVEDLKKDATSEKDLGTKIEEHSSELEQLRLQIDEHNKKYYELKKTKDQHQSMRNELWRKETQMTQQLQTQKEELSRADQALRSMAGKPILNGCDSVRKVLDSFVERGGQSAAIARAYYGPVIENFSCDKTIYTAVEVTAANRLFHHIVESEYEGTQILKEMNKLKLPGEVTFMPLNRLQVKIHDYPDDPDSIPMISKLKYDEQHDKALRYIFGKTLICRNLERATELAKSTGLDCVTLEGDQVSSKGSLTGGYFNTSRSRLEMQKKRTEYTQQISEFEKKLSKLRNELKSTENNINSIVSEMQKTETKQGKSKDVFEKVQGEIRLMKEELVRIEKYRAPKERSLAQCKASLEAMTSTKSSLEAELKQELMSTLSVQDQREIDQLNDDIRRLNQENKEAFTQRMQLEVRKNKLDNLLINNLFRRRDELIQALQEISVEDRKRKLNNCKTELVSTEKRIKKVNADLEEIEKRVNEAVQLQKELQAELETHVRKEKEAEENINKDSKQLEKWTTKENMLNQKIDECTEKIASLGALPQVDAAYSRISLKNIFKELEKANQHLKKYNHVNKKALDQFLSFSEQKEKLYRRKEELDIGDQKIHMLIQSLEMQKVEAIQFTFRQVAQNFTKVFKKLVPQGAGYLILKTKDNEGEEMEKEVANSDAFTGIGIRVSFTGVDAEMREMNQLSGGQKSLVALALIFSIQKCDPAPFYLFDEIDQALDAMHRKAVADMIHELSDTAQFITTTFRPELLENAHKFYGVRFRNKVSHIDCVTREQAKDFVEDDNTHA from the exons atgcacaTTAAGCAG ATTATTATACAAGGCTTTAAAAGTTACAAGGACCAGACGGTGGTGGAGCCATTCGATAAGCGTCACAACGTCGTCGTTGGACGCAATGGTTCAGGCAAAAGTAATTTCTTCTATG CTATACAATTTGTGCTAAGCGATGAGTTTACGCATCTGCGTCCAGAGCAGCGTCAAGCGCTGCTCCACGAGGGAACTGGAGCTCGCGTCATTTCGGCGTATGTGGAGATCATCTTTGACAATTCGGACAATCGTGTGCCA ATTGACAAGGAAGAGATTTACTTGCGACGCGTCATTGGCGCCAAGAAGGATCAGTATTTTCTAAACAAGAAGGTCGTGCCACGCAATGAGGTGGTCAATCTGCTTGAATCGGCCGGCTTTTCCAGCTCCAATCCCTATTACATTGTCAAGCAGGgcaaaatcaatcaaatggcCACAGCAGCCGATTCATATCGCCTCAAATTGTTGCGCGAGGTCGCCGGAACGCGTGTCTATGATGAACGCAAAGAGGAATCGTTGAATTTGCTGCGCGAAACCGACGGAAAGCTGGAGAAGATCAGTGAGTATTTGAAAACAATCGAGGATCGACTGCAAACGCTCGAGGAGGAAAAGGAAGAGCTTAAAGAGTATCAAAAGTGGGATAAAACACGACGTACCCTTGAATACATACGCTACGAAACGGAACTAAAGGATACACGACGAGCACTCgaggagttgctgctgcaacgcaAATCGTCGTCggacaagaagaagaactaCAACATTGAGATACAGAAGGCACAAGAGAAGATCAAGGAGGTGCAAAAGAACCTGAAAGAGGCCAAGAAGAAGGTGCAGAGCACCAAGGAGGAACGCTCAGTGCTGATGAccgaacagcaacaattgctgcgCGAAAAGACCAAACTGGATTTAACCATTGTCGATCTGAACGATGAGGTGCAAGGCGATAACAAGTCCAAGGAACGCGCCGATCAGGAGCTCAAGAATCTCAAGGTGACAATTGCGGAGCGCGAAAACGAGCTGGACGATGTAAAGCCCAAATACGAGTCGATGAAGCGCAAGGAGGAAGATTGCTCGCGTGAACTGCAGCTGAAGGAGCAGAAGCGCAAAGAGCTCTATGCAAAACAAGGACGCGGCTCTCAGTTCTCGTCACGCGAAGATCGCGACAAATGGATACACAATGAGCTGAAGTCGATTAGCAAGCAGACAAAGGACAAGATCAATCACCATGCCAAACTCGTTGAGGATTTGAAGAAGGATGCCACAAGCGAAAAGGATTTGGGCACCAAAATCGAAGAGCATTCCTCCGAATTGGAACAGTTGCGTCTGCAAATCGATgagcacaacaaaaagtaCTATGAGCTAAAGAAGACCAAGGATCAGCATCAATCCATGCGCAACGAATTGTGGCGCAAAGAGACACAAATgacacagcagctgcaaacCCAAAAGGAGGAGCTCTCCCGGGCAGATCAAGCGTTGCGGAGCATGGCAGGCAAACCGATCTTAAACGGCTGCGATTCGGTGCGCAAAGTGCTCGATAGTTTTGTGGAACGTGGCGGTCAATCGGCGGCAATAGCGAGAGCATATTATGGCCCGGTGATTGAGAACTTTAGCTGCGACAAAACCATTTACACAGCGGTCGAGGTGACGGCAGCGAATCGTCTATTTCATCACATTGTGGAATCGGAGTATGAAGGCACACAAATTCTGAAGGAGATGAACAAACTAAAGCTGCCGGGTGAGGTGACATTCATGCCCCTGAATCGTCTGCAGGTTAAGATACACGATTATCCCGACGATCCCGATTCGATACCCATGATATCGAAACTCAAGTACGACGAACAGCATGACAAGGCGTTGCGCTACATCTTTGGTAAGACGCTCATCTGTCGTAATCTCGAGCGTGCCACCGAGCTGGCCAAGAGCACTGGACTCGATTGTGTGACGCTGGAAGGTGATCAGGTGTCGTCGAAGGGTTCGCTCACCGGTGGCTACTTCAATACGTCTCGCTCGCGCCTGGAGATGCAAAAGAAACGCACCGAGTACACGCAGCAGATCAGTGAATTCGAGAAGAAACTGAGCAAACTGCGCAATGAGCTCAAATCCACGGAGAACAACATCAATTCCATTGTGTCGGAAATGCAGAAAACCGAAACGAAACAGGGCAAATCGAAAGATGTCTTCGAGAAGGTGCAGGGCGAAATACGTCTGATGAAAGAGGAACTGGTGCGCATAGAAAAATATCGGGCGCCCAAGGAGCGTTCCCTGGCCCAGTGCAAGGCATCGCTGGAGGCGATGACCAGCACCAAATCGAGCCTTGAAGCTGAGCTCAAGCAGGAGCTGATGTCAACACTGTCGGTGCAGGATCAACGTGAAATCGATCAGCTCAACGATGATATACGACGGCTGAATCAGGAGAACAAGGAGGCGTTCACACAGCGCATGCAGCTGGAGGTGCGCAAGAATAAGCTGGACAATCTGCTGATTAACAATCTGTTTCGGCGACGCGACGAGCTCATTCAGGCACTGCAAGAGATTAGCGTGGAGGATCGCAAGCGTAAGCTCAACAATTGTAAAACCGAACTGGTGTCCACCGAGAAACGCATTAAGAAGGTGAATGCAGATCTCGAGGAGATTGAGAAGCGTGTCAACGAGGCGGTGCAGCTACAGAAGGAACTGCAAGCGGAGTTGGAGACGCATGTGCGCAAGGAGAAGGAGGCCGAGGAGAACATTAACAAGGACAGTAAACAGTTGGAGAAATGGACGACCAAAGAGAATATGCTCAATCAAAAGATCGATGAGTGCACCGAGAAGATTGCCAGCTTGGGTGCGTTGCCCCAGGTGGATGCCGCGTACAGTCGCATCTCGCTGAAGAACATCTTCAAGGAACTGGAGAAGGCCAATCAGCATCTGAAGAAGTACAATCATGTGAACAAAAAGGCGCTCGATCAATTCCTTAGCTTCTCTGAGCAAAAGGAGAAACTTTATCGTCGCAAAGAGGAGCTCGATATTGGCGATCAAAAGATCCATATGCTCATCCAATCTCTCGAAATGCAAAAGGTCGAAGCCATACAATTTACGTTCCGTCAGGTGGCGCAAAATTTCACGAAGGTCTTTAAGAAACTAGTGCCCCAAGGCGCTGGCTATTTGATACTTAAGACCAAGGATAACGAGGGCGAGGAAATGGAAAAGGAGGTGGCCAATTCAGATGCCTTCACGGGCATTGGGATACGCGTCTCATTCACGGGAGTCGATGCCGAGATGCGTGAAATGAATCAATTGTCGGGTGGTCAAAAGTCACTGGTTGCCCTCGCCCTCATCTTTTCCATACAGAAATGCGATCCAGCGCCATTCTATTTGTTCGATGAAATCGATCAG GCGCTCGATGCGATGCATCGTAAGGCGGTGGCCGATATGATCCATGAGCTGAGCGACACTGCACAGTTTATTACGACCACATTCAGGCCAGAGCTGCTGGAGAATGCGCACAAGTTTTATGGTGTGCGCTTTAGGAATAAGGTCAGCCACATTGATTGTGTGACGCGCGAGCAGGCCAAGGACTTTGTCGAGGACGACAACACACACGCCTAG
- the LOC133848555 gene encoding uncharacterized protein LOC133848555 codes for MASNAAGTVSSKLSLGLLNFILAVISGWALKHYSIERHALAGYGLFFAHSVLCILRYTHPNPGQVQRRICEQSLRYSPAIFITLIIGQMQSISGELEFFAGIAKWRHIVLTLYGGVLLLSGIRRCLSEKSSLGQLLGKLLRLNHTVCVLWNIYCLWRIAMLDEHWWSLGLALLVLLNHFVLWRLSLRFNISTLEVDTVGMCFSLIFAINASQELIENTAGR; via the coding sequence ATGGCTTCAAATGCCGCCGGCACAGTGTCCTCGAAACTCTCGCTGGGCCTGCTGAACTTCATATTAGCCGTGATCTCGGGATGGGCCCTCAAACACTACAGCATTGAGCGGCATGCGCTCGCCGGTTATGGTTTGTTTTTTGCGCACAGCGTGCTCTGCATTCTACGCTACACGCATCCCAATCCCGGCCAGGTGCAGCGACGCATTTGCGAGCAATCCCTACGCTACTCACCGGCCATTTTCATCACTCTTATCATCGGCCAAATGCAGAGCATCAGCGGTGAATTGGAATTCTTTGCCGGCATCGCCAAGTGGCGTCACATTGTGCTCACACTGTACGGCGGCGTATTGCTCCTATCCGGCATCCGGCGTTGTCTAAGCGAGAAGTCATCATTGGGGCAACTGCTGGGGAAACTGTTGCGTCTCAATCACACTGTGTGCGTGCTGTGGAACATCTATTGTCTGTGGCGCATTGCCATGTTGGATGAGCACTGGTGGTCATTGGGATTGGCGCTTCTTGTGCTGCTCAATCACTTTGTACTCTGGCGGCTGTCGTTGCGTTTCAACATCAGCACCCTGGAGGTGGACACCGTGGGCATGTGTTTCTCCCTCATCTTTGCGATCAATGCCAGTCAAGAGTTGATAGAGAATACGGCCGGAAGATGA